A genomic segment from Barrientosiimonas humi encodes:
- a CDS encoding CPBP family intramembrane glutamic endopeptidase → MTATPPPVRDWRGVLPVPRTSLTPRQIQTETTLVLLAGLGASAIYAVLSILRKLSDSRPLAEQTTTMNNSQAQNSWLDLAYQLVGIGLGLVTVGLALYFLSREIRSPARFVGFDTRKPGPDLALGVVLTAVIGIPGLGLYLVARAMGLNTTIAASALGEDWWSLPVLVLAAIQNGVLEEVVMVGFLFTRWSQAGWSLPKVVLVSALIRGTYHLYQGFGGFVGNIVMGIVFGAVYARTRRVMPLVIAHALLDIVAFVGYALLKDQVSWL, encoded by the coding sequence GTGACGGCCACCCCGCCCCCGGTCCGCGACTGGCGCGGGGTGCTGCCCGTCCCTCGCACCTCGCTCACGCCGCGGCAGATCCAGACCGAGACCACCCTGGTGCTGCTCGCCGGCCTCGGCGCGTCGGCGATCTATGCGGTGCTGTCGATCCTGCGCAAGCTCAGCGACAGCCGCCCGCTCGCTGAGCAGACCACGACGATGAACAACAGCCAGGCGCAGAACTCCTGGCTCGACCTGGCGTACCAGCTCGTCGGCATCGGACTCGGCCTGGTGACCGTCGGCCTCGCGCTCTACTTCCTCAGCCGCGAGATCCGTTCTCCTGCAAGGTTCGTCGGCTTCGACACGCGCAAGCCCGGCCCCGACCTCGCCCTCGGCGTGGTGCTCACCGCCGTCATCGGCATCCCCGGGCTGGGGCTCTACCTCGTCGCGCGGGCGATGGGTCTCAACACCACGATCGCCGCCTCCGCGCTGGGCGAGGACTGGTGGTCGCTGCCGGTACTGGTGCTCGCCGCGATCCAGAACGGCGTGCTCGAGGAGGTCGTGATGGTCGGCTTCCTGTTCACCCGGTGGAGCCAGGCCGGCTGGTCGCTGCCGAAGGTCGTGCTGGTCTCGGCCCTCATCCGCGGGACGTATCACCTCTACCAGGGCTTCGGCGGCTTCGTCGGCAACATCGTCATGGGCATCGTCTTCGGAGCGGTGTACGCCCGCACCCGCCGGGTGATGCCGCTCGTCATCGCGCACGCCCTGCTCGACATCGTGGCCTTCGTGGGTTACGCGCTGCTCAAGGACCAGGTGTCGTGGTTGTGA
- a CDS encoding glycoside hydrolase family 10 protein: MTQPTRRTALAAGAGLVAAPFVAPPFASSALAAGRPVVPLPDGGCPTDPRTPKRDLRAMWVASVENIDWPSRTGLSAEQQRTELVGWLDLAKQQRHNAIVLQVRPTADAFWPSDVEPWSAYLSGTQGVEPGWDPLGFAVDAAHERGLELHAWFNPFRVSQRADRSVLAPEHPGAQHPDWVVAYGGKLYYNPGLPQVRELCRRAIIDAVRRYDIDAVHFDDYFYPYPVAGQVFDDAAAYAEHGQGFSLDDWRRDNINRFMSDLRDDIRRTRPTTQLGVSPFAIWRNRATDPEGSDTTAGAETYDDLYADTRKWVREETVDYIAPQVYWSRGFAAADYEKVTDWWAEQVTGTRVHLFIGQATYKVAANADPSWDDPEELSSHLEFNTRYPQIDGNMFFSAKQVRLNALDATGILNRTWYSRPSLTPASPWLDGRPGAPRAITRVVLGRGGRQPTLRWSGTDGDARLFVVYRVPRDRATSCDLADARHIVDIVPARRGVQTWTDPQPAAGPVTYVVTPVDRVRQEGPGTVAR, from the coding sequence ATGACCCAGCCCACACGCCGCACTGCCCTGGCCGCCGGGGCCGGCCTGGTGGCCGCCCCGTTCGTCGCCCCGCCGTTCGCCTCCTCCGCCCTGGCCGCCGGCCGACCGGTCGTGCCGCTGCCCGACGGCGGCTGCCCGACCGACCCGCGCACGCCCAAGCGCGACCTGCGCGCGATGTGGGTCGCCTCGGTGGAGAACATCGACTGGCCCTCGCGCACGGGCCTGTCCGCGGAGCAGCAGCGCACGGAGCTGGTCGGCTGGCTCGACCTCGCCAAGCAGCAGCGGCACAACGCGATCGTGCTGCAGGTGCGGCCGACCGCCGACGCGTTCTGGCCGTCCGACGTCGAGCCGTGGTCGGCGTACCTCTCTGGCACGCAGGGGGTCGAACCCGGTTGGGATCCCTTGGGTTTCGCGGTCGACGCCGCGCACGAGCGCGGGCTGGAGCTGCACGCCTGGTTCAACCCGTTCCGGGTCTCGCAGCGCGCCGACCGGTCCGTCCTGGCGCCCGAGCACCCGGGTGCGCAGCACCCGGACTGGGTGGTGGCGTACGGCGGGAAGCTCTACTACAACCCCGGGCTGCCGCAGGTGCGCGAGCTGTGCCGCCGCGCGATCATCGACGCGGTCCGGCGCTACGACATCGACGCCGTGCACTTCGACGACTACTTCTATCCCTATCCCGTCGCGGGTCAGGTCTTCGACGACGCGGCCGCGTATGCCGAGCACGGACAAGGGTTCTCGCTGGACGACTGGCGGCGCGACAACATCAACCGCTTCATGAGCGACCTGCGCGACGACATCCGCCGCACCCGCCCGACCACCCAGCTCGGCGTCTCGCCGTTCGCGATCTGGCGCAACCGCGCGACCGACCCGGAGGGCTCCGACACCACCGCCGGTGCCGAGACCTACGACGACCTCTACGCCGACACGCGCAAGTGGGTGCGCGAGGAGACGGTCGACTACATCGCGCCGCAGGTCTACTGGTCCCGCGGGTTCGCCGCGGCCGACTACGAGAAGGTCACCGACTGGTGGGCCGAGCAGGTCACGGGCACCCGGGTGCACCTGTTCATCGGCCAGGCCACGTACAAGGTCGCCGCCAACGCCGACCCCAGCTGGGACGACCCGGAGGAGCTCTCGTCGCACCTGGAGTTCAACACCCGCTACCCGCAGATCGACGGCAACATGTTCTTCTCCGCGAAGCAGGTGCGGCTCAACGCGCTCGACGCGACCGGGATCCTCAACCGCACGTGGTACTCCCGCCCGTCGCTCACCCCCGCGTCGCCGTGGCTCGACGGCCGGCCCGGGGCGCCGCGCGCGATCACCCGGGTCGTGCTCGGGCGCGGCGGCCGGCAGCCGACGCTGCGCTGGTCGGGCACCGACGGCGACGCGCGGCTGTTCGTCGTCTATCGCGTGCCGCGGGACCGGGCGACCTCGTGCGACCTCGCCGACGCGCGGCACATCGTCGACATCGTGCCGGCGCGGCGCGGCGTGCAGACCTGGACCGACCCGCAGCCGGCAGCCGGCCCGGTGACCTACGTCGTCACTCCGGTCGACCGGGTGCGGCAGGAGGGGCCGGGCACCGTCGCGCGCTGA
- a CDS encoding anhydro-N-acetylmuramic acid kinase, whose translation MRVVGLISGTSMDGLDVGVAELEGAGSAELQLRPLGARTVPWEEALRRRLLGLLPPAATTIQEVAELDVLVGRASGLAALSAIDEFAGGSADLVVSHGQTVFHWVTDGRARGTLQLGQPAEIVEATGLPVVSDLRARDIAAGGQGAPLAGTLDVLLLRGLGLDTPVAALNLGGIANVTVVPPVGTPLAFDTGPASCLVDATVTRLTDGRQTYDIDGRRAAAGRVDEPLLRVLLDEPFFALPPPRSTGRELFTTDFVDQALSRAGHPVADDDLLATLTELTAVTVADSLVGQGVSRVYASGGGVHNPTMRAALQRRLGPVELRTSDELGLPVDAKEAYLMALVGYLTWHGVPGALPGTTGAREPHVLGRVSPAGGRVPPPPTDVRPRRLVVGR comes from the coding sequence ATGCGGGTCGTCGGCCTGATCAGCGGGACGTCGATGGACGGTCTCGACGTCGGCGTCGCCGAGCTCGAGGGTGCCGGGTCGGCGGAGCTGCAGCTGCGGCCGCTCGGGGCGCGCACCGTGCCGTGGGAGGAGGCGCTGCGTCGGCGCCTGCTGGGGCTGCTGCCCCCGGCCGCCACGACGATCCAGGAGGTGGCCGAGCTCGACGTGCTCGTGGGGCGCGCCAGCGGCCTGGCCGCGCTGTCGGCGATCGACGAGTTCGCCGGTGGCAGCGCCGATCTCGTCGTCAGCCACGGGCAGACGGTCTTCCACTGGGTGACCGACGGCCGGGCCCGCGGCACCCTCCAGCTCGGCCAGCCGGCCGAGATCGTCGAGGCCACCGGCCTGCCGGTCGTGTCCGACCTGCGCGCCCGCGACATCGCGGCGGGCGGCCAGGGCGCCCCGCTGGCCGGCACCCTCGACGTGCTCCTGCTGCGCGGGCTGGGCCTCGACACCCCCGTCGCCGCGCTCAACCTCGGCGGCATCGCCAACGTCACCGTCGTGCCGCCGGTCGGCACCCCGCTCGCGTTCGACACGGGGCCGGCCAGCTGCCTCGTCGACGCGACGGTGACGCGGCTGACCGACGGGCGCCAGACGTACGACATCGACGGGCGGCGCGCCGCCGCCGGCCGGGTGGACGAGCCGCTGCTGCGGGTGCTGCTCGACGAGCCGTTCTTCGCCCTGCCGCCGCCGCGCTCGACCGGCCGCGAGCTGTTCACGACCGACTTCGTCGACCAGGCTCTGTCCCGGGCCGGGCACCCGGTCGCCGATGACGACCTGCTCGCGACGCTCACCGAGCTCACCGCCGTGACGGTCGCGGATTCGCTTGTGGGGCAGGGCGTTTCACGGGTCTATGCCTCCGGCGGCGGCGTGCACAACCCGACGATGCGAGCCGCGCTGCAGCGCCGCCTGGGGCCGGTCGAGCTGCGCACGTCGGACGAGCTGGGGTTGCCGGTCGACGCCAAGGAGGCCTATCTCATGGCGCTCGTCGGCTACCTGACCTGGCACGGCGTCCCGGGGGCGCTGCCCGGCACGACCGGCGCCCGCGAGCCGCACGTGCTCGGGCGCGTCTCGCCGGCGGGAGGGCGCGTGCCGCCCCCGCCCACCGACGTACGTCCGCGGCGGCTCGTCGTCGGACGCTGA
- a CDS encoding MarR family winged helix-turn-helix transcriptional regulator, which yields MADARGERLLQAVARLHRWATRHAELEVSPAQARLLALMGEVGPARVGDLAEADHCSQPTMTAQVQRLEARGWAEREPDPTDGRASLVRLTPAGSTVLRRARKARAAVVSPLLADLTPHEQQVIDEAVTILTRLVERDAKA from the coding sequence ATGGCCGACGCGCGGGGCGAGCGACTGCTGCAGGCGGTGGCCCGGCTGCACCGGTGGGCCACCCGCCACGCCGAGCTGGAGGTCTCCCCGGCGCAGGCGCGGCTGCTCGCGCTGATGGGCGAGGTCGGGCCGGCCCGCGTCGGCGACCTCGCCGAGGCCGACCACTGCAGCCAGCCCACGATGACCGCCCAGGTGCAGCGGCTCGAGGCGCGCGGCTGGGCCGAGCGCGAGCCCGACCCGACCGACGGCCGCGCCTCGCTCGTGCGTCTCACCCCCGCCGGGTCGACGGTGCTGCGGCGGGCCCGCAAGGCCCGCGCCGCCGTCGTGAGCCCGCTGCTCGCCGACCTCACGCCGCACGAGCAGCAGGTCATCGACGAGGCGGTCACGATCCTCACCCGGCTCGTCGAGCGCGACGCCAAGGCCTGA
- a CDS encoding N-acetylglucosamine kinase, with product MTDALVDLGKTRCRLRLVSEGQVLTEGSGVGAPGLAAPEGVSAAAHSVLTLLDSVVPALAPTPLRAIVVGAAGAIAAPAAADQLARELLERTPARAAVVTSDAITSHVGALGAEPGVALVVGTGAVAVALDERGRLAVEDGGGPVTGDLGSGAWIGAEALRRAEAGAQPLAALARARFGDDWHDLAADAGSYELARRRGTFVPDVARSAREGDPESRAVISAAADHLAATVRAARDPLFDRSATVPVALLGGLTTLGALLTDRLACGIAPSRFVPAQGSALDGAATLLEREDLPHEAYVVRRGA from the coding sequence GTGACTGACGCGCTCGTCGACCTGGGCAAGACCCGCTGCCGGTTGCGCCTGGTGTCCGAGGGCCAGGTGCTCACCGAGGGTTCGGGCGTGGGTGCGCCGGGTCTCGCTGCGCCCGAAGGGGTTTCGGCCGCAGCCCACTCCGTGCTGACGCTGCTCGACTCGGTCGTGCCCGCCCTCGCACCCACCCCGCTGCGCGCGATCGTCGTGGGGGCCGCCGGGGCGATCGCCGCGCCCGCAGCCGCCGACCAGCTGGCCCGCGAGCTGCTCGAGCGCACACCCGCCAGGGCGGCCGTGGTGACCAGCGACGCGATCACCTCGCACGTCGGGGCGCTCGGTGCCGAGCCCGGGGTCGCGCTGGTCGTCGGCACCGGCGCGGTGGCCGTGGCGCTGGACGAGCGCGGTCGCCTCGCGGTGGAGGACGGCGGCGGCCCGGTGACCGGCGACCTCGGCAGCGGGGCCTGGATCGGGGCGGAGGCGCTGCGGCGGGCCGAGGCCGGCGCCCAGCCGCTGGCCGCGCTGGCCCGGGCCCGGTTCGGCGACGACTGGCACGACCTCGCGGCGGACGCGGGCAGCTACGAGCTCGCCCGCCGCAGAGGGACGTTCGTGCCCGACGTGGCGCGGTCGGCGCGCGAGGGAGACCCGGAGTCGCGCGCGGTGATCAGCGCCGCGGCCGACCACCTCGCGGCGACCGTGCGCGCGGCCCGCGACCCGTTGTTCGACCGCTCGGCGACCGTCCCCGTCGCCCTGCTCGGCGGGCTGACCACGCTCGGCGCGCTGCTCACCGACCGGCTCGCCTGCGGGATCGCGCCGTCCCGCTTCGTCCCCGCACAGGGGTCGGCGCTCGACGGGGCAGCCACCCTGCTGGAGCGAGAAGACCTGCCGCACGAGGCGTACGTCGTGCGGCGGGGCGCCTGA
- the murQ gene encoding N-acetylmuramic acid 6-phosphate etherase: MSAAADRRDLAALGTEAQDPRTRDLDRLAVAEVLELMNDADATVAGVVRQALPQVAEAVELVAGSFRSAGRLVYVGAGTSGRLALLDAAECPPTFSTPPEQVIALLAGGERAFTTAVEGAEDDTDRAAADVRAAGVGPRDTVVGLSASGRTPYVLAALDEARRLGARTVSVACNRGAAASAHADVAIELPTGAEVLTGSTRLKAGTAQKMVCNMLTTAAMVRTGRVFRNLMVDMAPTNGKLVDRARRIVAAAAEVDEQTADDALRAAGGESKVAIVALLTGAEPADARARLAAADGRVRAVVEPRAE, encoded by the coding sequence ATGAGCGCGGCCGCCGACCGGCGCGATCTCGCCGCGCTCGGCACCGAGGCGCAGGACCCTCGCACGCGCGACCTCGACCGGCTCGCCGTCGCCGAGGTGCTGGAGCTGATGAACGACGCCGACGCGACGGTCGCCGGGGTCGTGCGGCAGGCGCTGCCTCAGGTCGCCGAGGCGGTCGAGCTGGTCGCCGGCTCGTTCCGGTCCGCCGGCCGCCTCGTGTATGTCGGCGCGGGCACGAGCGGGCGCCTCGCCCTGCTCGACGCCGCCGAGTGCCCACCCACCTTCAGCACCCCGCCGGAGCAGGTGATCGCGCTGCTGGCCGGCGGTGAGCGGGCGTTCACGACCGCGGTCGAGGGGGCCGAGGACGACACCGACCGGGCCGCGGCCGACGTGCGCGCCGCCGGCGTGGGCCCGCGCGACACGGTGGTGGGGCTCAGCGCCAGCGGCCGCACGCCGTACGTCCTCGCCGCCCTCGACGAGGCCCGTCGCCTCGGCGCGCGCACCGTGTCGGTGGCGTGCAACCGCGGCGCCGCGGCCAGCGCGCACGCCGACGTCGCGATCGAGCTGCCGACCGGGGCCGAGGTGCTCACCGGCTCGACCCGGCTCAAGGCCGGCACCGCGCAGAAGATGGTCTGCAACATGCTCACGACCGCCGCGATGGTGCGCACCGGTCGCGTCTTCCGCAACCTGATGGTCGACATGGCGCCGACCAACGGCAAGCTCGTCGACCGGGCCCGGCGCATCGTCGCCGCGGCCGCCGAGGTCGACGAGCAGACGGCCGACGACGCGCTGCGGGCGGCCGGCGGCGAGAGCAAGGTGGCGATCGTCGCGCTGCTCACCGGAGCCGAACCCGCTGACGCCAGAGCGCGACTCGCGGCCGCGGACGGTCGGGTGCGCGCGGTCGTCGAGCCGCGGGCCGAGTGA
- a CDS encoding amidase, producing the protein MSSATSDRTTAATRVHAFTDDALADHDATALAELIRRGEVSPAEAIEAAIARSEAVEAQLTALERTDFERARARARTADPAAADLAGVPTLFKDNVPVAGLPMTVGSRATPPQLPVRKNGKVVDQLLATGLVPIGTSRMPEFGWTPTTERADGTLTRNPWHTDFSAGGSSGGSAAYVAAGVVPIAHGNDGGGSIRIPAAACGLVGLKPTRGRLRIGESSAAMPVRIVSDGVLTRTVRDVATFYAAAEQVYRPRRLPPVGRVTSPPEKRLRIGLLLDSPVAPPTDAETRSATEDLARTLESLGHHVEPYDPPIPDSFREDFIDYWSFLAMTAADGGPLMFGKGFDKSALDPMTLGLAGQGRRRVWRAPLFLSRLRASGLVYDRQLRGLDLVLSPVLTRTTPRLGELDPNGAFEAAFQKVCDYAGFTPLHNATGAPAISLPTGRTSDGRPIGVMLSAARGADALLIQTALEVEQAVPFARIQD; encoded by the coding sequence ATGAGCAGCGCCACCTCCGACCGCACGACCGCCGCGACCCGGGTGCACGCGTTCACCGACGACGCCCTGGCCGACCACGACGCCACGGCGCTCGCCGAGCTGATCCGCCGCGGCGAGGTGTCTCCGGCCGAGGCGATCGAGGCCGCGATCGCCCGCAGCGAGGCCGTCGAGGCGCAGCTCACCGCGCTCGAGCGCACCGACTTCGAGCGCGCCCGGGCCCGCGCGCGCACCGCCGACCCGGCCGCGGCGGACCTGGCCGGAGTCCCGACCCTGTTCAAGGACAACGTGCCCGTCGCCGGTCTGCCGATGACCGTGGGGTCGCGGGCGACGCCGCCGCAGCTGCCGGTCCGCAAGAACGGCAAGGTCGTCGACCAGCTGCTCGCCACCGGTCTCGTCCCGATCGGCACCTCGCGCATGCCCGAGTTCGGCTGGACGCCCACCACCGAACGCGCCGACGGCACCCTCACCCGAAACCCCTGGCACACCGACTTCTCCGCCGGCGGTTCCTCCGGCGGATCCGCGGCGTACGTCGCGGCCGGGGTCGTGCCCATCGCGCACGGCAACGACGGGGGCGGGTCGATCCGCATCCCCGCCGCGGCGTGCGGCCTGGTCGGGCTCAAGCCCACCCGCGGCCGGCTGCGCATCGGCGAGTCGTCCGCGGCCATGCCGGTGCGCATCGTGAGCGACGGGGTGCTGACCCGCACCGTGCGCGACGTCGCGACGTTCTACGCCGCCGCCGAGCAGGTCTACCGCCCGCGGCGGCTTCCGCCGGTCGGCCGGGTCACCTCCCCGCCGGAGAAGCGGTTGCGCATCGGGCTGCTGCTCGACTCGCCCGTCGCCCCGCCGACCGACGCCGAGACCCGCTCTGCCACAGAGGATCTCGCGCGCACGCTCGAGTCGCTCGGTCACCACGTCGAGCCCTACGACCCGCCGATCCCCGACTCCTTCCGCGAGGACTTCATCGACTACTGGTCGTTCCTCGCGATGACGGCGGCGGACGGCGGCCCGCTGATGTTCGGCAAGGGGTTCGACAAGTCGGCGCTCGACCCGATGACGCTCGGCCTGGCCGGACAGGGGCGCCGGCGGGTCTGGCGCGCGCCGCTGTTCCTCAGCCGTCTGCGCGCCTCGGGTCTGGTCTACGACCGTCAGCTGCGCGGGCTCGACCTGGTGCTCAGCCCCGTGCTCACCCGCACGACCCCGCGCCTCGGCGAGCTCGACCCGAACGGCGCGTTCGAGGCGGCCTTCCAGAAGGTCTGCGACTACGCCGGATTCACCCCGCTGCACAACGCCACCGGCGCACCCGCGATCTCCCTGCCCACCGGGCGCACGTCCGACGGCCGACCCATCGGCGTCATGCTGTCCGCCGCGCGCGGCGCCGACGCGCTGCTGATCCAGACCGCGCTCGAGGTCGAGCAGGCCGTTCCGTTCGCCCGGATCCAGGACTGA
- a CDS encoding YrdB family protein, producing MVRPGEAVMFLLELAAYVGVALWAYSLADSTLVGVLLALGAIAVMGTIWALFSSPHARYPVYGWPRVALEVAWFGIAVAAFIAAGILWAGVLLAVVFLALLVYRLRAVGS from the coding sequence ATGGTTCGACCTGGTGAGGCCGTGATGTTCCTGCTGGAGCTCGCGGCGTACGTCGGGGTCGCCCTGTGGGCGTACTCCCTCGCTGACAGCACCCTCGTCGGCGTGCTGCTCGCGCTCGGCGCGATCGCCGTCATGGGCACGATCTGGGCACTGTTCTCCTCGCCGCACGCGCGCTACCCCGTCTACGGCTGGCCGCGCGTCGCGCTGGAGGTCGCCTGGTTCGGCATCGCCGTCGCCGCGTTCATTGCCGCCGGAATCCTTTGGGCCGGAGTGCTGCTCGCGGTCGTGTTCCTCGCGCTGCTCGTCTACCGCCTGCGTGCGGTGGGCAGCTGA
- the thpR gene encoding RNA 2',3'-cyclic phosphodiesterase: protein MGQRMFVAIKPSEEAVADLAAFLEPRSQHPWIDPRQWHLTLAFLPSVPEHREEELAEALAERLLRLAPLRLRLAGAGAFPDPFHATVLWMDVRGDLDGLAATAQAVRRTSNHVGATPDGQAFRPHLTVSRLRRPQQETRWVEVLQTYAGPEWVADEVELIASHLQPGGRGRPRHETVSVAELADREDTDGSTW, encoded by the coding sequence ATGGGTCAACGGATGTTCGTGGCGATCAAGCCGTCCGAGGAAGCGGTCGCCGATCTCGCAGCCTTCCTCGAGCCGCGCTCGCAGCACCCCTGGATCGACCCGCGGCAGTGGCACCTGACCCTCGCGTTCCTGCCCAGCGTGCCCGAGCACCGCGAGGAGGAGCTGGCCGAGGCGCTCGCCGAGCGGCTGCTCCGCCTGGCGCCGCTGCGGCTGCGGCTCGCCGGCGCGGGGGCCTTCCCCGACCCGTTCCACGCGACGGTGCTGTGGATGGACGTGCGCGGCGACCTCGACGGGCTGGCCGCGACCGCGCAGGCGGTGCGCCGCACCAGCAACCACGTCGGGGCCACGCCCGACGGGCAGGCGTTCCGTCCGCACCTGACCGTCAGCCGACTCCGCCGACCGCAGCAGGAGACGCGTTGGGTCGAGGTGCTGCAGACGTACGCCGGGCCGGAGTGGGTGGCCGACGAGGTCGAGCTGATCGCGTCGCATCTGCAGCCCGGCGGGCGCGGGCGGCCCCGTCATGAGACGGTATCCGTCGCGGAACTGGCCGATCGAGAGGACACCGATGGTTCGACCTGGTGA
- a CDS encoding App1 family protein — translation MGNPHPASRAEDAFNAHLAGRLAKRGWGRHVLPFTGYAGADFARVFARVVMRRRGGPGLPDEDEPVQRGWRMFLSAPLPAVTVTVRLGRAKVEVVSDRGGYIDVELRGHGLEPGWHEATFELDGHVDTGPVQVIDPQARLGIISDIDDTCLVTSLPRPMLAAYNSFVLQETARRVVPGMAAMFRSLIAHHPGTPVIYLSTGAWNAQPTLARFLRRHGYPEGALLLTDWGPTEESWFRSGQAHKRAALRRLTEEFPHIRWLLVGDDGQHDPTLYDEIARARPDRVETIAIRHLTTAQQMLSSGTPLPADEPSGPSSVPVVEGPDGYVLHRLVTHAMRARQQVEEQAAEQSGPADQRTDQAERELEGADRA, via the coding sequence ATGGGGAATCCGCACCCCGCGTCACGCGCCGAGGACGCCTTCAACGCCCACCTCGCGGGGAGACTCGCGAAGCGGGGCTGGGGGCGGCACGTGCTGCCGTTCACGGGGTACGCCGGCGCAGACTTCGCGCGCGTCTTCGCCCGGGTGGTCATGCGGCGGCGCGGCGGGCCGGGTCTGCCCGACGAGGACGAGCCGGTGCAGCGCGGCTGGCGGATGTTCCTCTCGGCGCCGCTCCCGGCCGTGACGGTGACGGTGCGGCTGGGGCGCGCGAAGGTCGAGGTGGTCTCCGACCGCGGCGGCTACATCGACGTCGAGCTGCGCGGCCACGGGCTCGAACCCGGTTGGCACGAGGCGACGTTCGAGCTCGACGGGCACGTCGACACCGGCCCGGTGCAGGTCATCGACCCACAGGCACGGCTCGGCATCATCAGCGACATCGACGACACCTGCCTGGTGACCTCGCTCCCGCGACCCATGCTCGCGGCGTACAACTCGTTCGTGCTGCAGGAGACCGCGCGCCGCGTCGTGCCGGGGATGGCCGCGATGTTCCGCTCGCTGATCGCCCACCACCCCGGCACCCCGGTGATCTATCTGTCGACCGGGGCGTGGAACGCCCAGCCGACGCTCGCCCGCTTCCTGCGGCGGCACGGCTATCCCGAGGGGGCGCTACTGCTCACCGACTGGGGGCCGACCGAGGAGTCGTGGTTCCGCAGCGGGCAGGCGCACAAGCGGGCGGCGCTGCGGCGGCTCACCGAGGAGTTCCCGCACATCCGGTGGCTGCTGGTCGGCGACGACGGGCAGCACGACCCGACGCTCTACGACGAGATCGCGCGGGCCCGGCCCGACCGCGTCGAGACCATCGCGATCCGGCACCTGACCACCGCCCAGCAGATGCTCTCCAGCGGCACCCCCCTGCCGGCCGACGAGCCGAGCGGGCCGTCCAGCGTGCCGGTGGTCGAGGGCCCCGACGGCTACGTGCTGCACCGGCTCGTGACCCACGCGATGCGCGCCCGCCAGCAGGTCGAGGAGCAGGCGGCCGAGCAGAGCGGGCCTGCCGATCAGCGGACCGACCAGGCCGAGCGAGAGCTGGAGGGGGCCGACCGTGCCTGA
- a CDS encoding MurR/RpiR family transcriptional regulator: MSADGAGAAGSTDVLVRLRSSLPQLQPAEQRVAQVVIGDPAAAARRSITGLAEDAETSVATVARFARKVGFAGYPQLRIALAGAAAREDALGSTGRQPPADLDESASLEDVVRTIVHHETRALQETVDHLDLDHLQRAVDALVGAARIDVFGVGASAGVASDLQHKLLRIGRIAFAWHDIHAASTAASLLDETAVAIGISHTGATVDTVEPLERARAAGATTIGLTNFAESPLARASDILLTTAARETTFRAGATASRTAQLAVVDMLFVAVARTDLPASTAALAKTYDAVTGRRATPGKAERR; the protein is encoded by the coding sequence ATGAGCGCCGACGGCGCCGGAGCCGCTGGCTCCACCGACGTGCTGGTGCGGCTGCGCTCGAGCCTGCCGCAGCTGCAGCCCGCCGAGCAGCGGGTCGCCCAGGTCGTCATCGGCGACCCCGCAGCGGCCGCGCGCCGCTCGATCACCGGCCTCGCCGAGGACGCCGAGACCTCGGTCGCCACGGTCGCCCGCTTCGCGCGCAAGGTGGGCTTCGCGGGCTATCCGCAGCTGCGTATCGCGCTCGCCGGCGCCGCCGCGCGCGAGGACGCGCTCGGCTCGACCGGCCGTCAGCCGCCCGCCGACCTCGACGAGAGCGCCTCGCTCGAGGACGTCGTGCGCACGATCGTGCACCACGAGACCCGGGCGCTGCAGGAGACCGTCGACCACCTCGACCTGGACCACCTGCAGCGCGCCGTCGACGCCCTGGTCGGCGCCGCCCGCATCGACGTGTTCGGCGTGGGCGCCAGCGCGGGCGTCGCCTCCGACCTGCAGCACAAGCTGCTGCGCATCGGCCGAATCGCCTTCGCGTGGCACGACATCCACGCCGCGTCGACAGCTGCGTCGCTGCTCGACGAGACCGCCGTCGCCATCGGCATCTCGCACACCGGCGCCACCGTCGACACGGTCGAGCCGCTGGAGCGGGCGCGCGCGGCCGGCGCCACCACCATCGGCCTCACCAACTTCGCCGAGTCGCCGCTCGCGCGGGCCAGCGACATCCTGTTGACCACCGCCGCCCGCGAGACGACCTTCCGCGCGGGCGCCACCGCCAGCCGCACGGCGCAGCTCGCCGTGGTCGACATGCTCTTCGTCGCGGTCGCCCGCACCGACCTGCCGGCGTCGACCGCGGCGCTGGCGAAGACGTACGACGCGGTCACCGGCCGACGCGCCACCCCCGGGAAGGCCGAGCGGCGATGA